A window of the Lactuca sativa cultivar Salinas chromosome 5, Lsat_Salinas_v11, whole genome shotgun sequence genome harbors these coding sequences:
- the LOC111897205 gene encoding uncharacterized protein LOC111897205 isoform X1 translates to MLNLLQSSKQAVTSNKGKEKMIELPAKGTDMWELPLRYNNKGITIGSPPRPPPQVHENPMISKSKDQSSTDMRTGIQKRKRRNKQQNVVELEPSCWNRICPQDVVDAGIHLNPAKKKHSVWFSLTPSCDQNRKNTLQLLVEPYIQIIMEGNCNPDVSILMKYIVLQLKHVCQQEVGIFLNGKLLAPEMKLLDVLKQWMAIVDLERKITKIGSSAENFCVKLTYARRE, encoded by the exons CTTCAGTCGTCCAAGCAGGCTGTAACCAGCAACAAGGGGAAGGAGAAAATGATTGAGTTACCAGCTAAAGGGACCGATATGTGGGAGTTGCCATTGAGATACAACAATAAAGGGATTACTATCGGCTCCCCACCAAGACCCCCACCTCAAGTCCATGAAAATCCCATGATTTCCAAATCTAAAGATCAATCATCTACAGATATGAGGACAGGAATACAAAAACGAAAGAGGAGAAATAAGCAGCAAAATGTTGTTGAACTTGAACCTTCGTGTTGGAACAGGATTTGTCCACAAGATGTGGTTGACGCTGGAATACATCTGAATCCAGCTAAAAAGAAGCATTCTGTTTGGTTCAGTTTAACTCCTTCCTGTGATCA GAACAGAAAGAACACTCTGCAACTCCTAGTGGAACCATACATACAGATAAT CATGGAGGGGAACTGTAATCCAGATGTGTCTATTCTCATGAAGTATATCGTGTTGCAACTTAAGCATGTTTGCCAACAGGAG GTTGGTATCTTCTTGAATGGGAAACTTCTTGCCCCGGAAATGAAGCTACTTGATGTTTTGAAGCAGTGGATGGCTATTGTCGATTTAGAGAGGAAAATAACCAAGATAGGAAGTTCTGCCGAGAACTTCTGTGTGAAGCTGACTTATGCTCGAAGAGAATAG
- the LOC111897205 gene encoding uncharacterized protein LOC111897205 isoform X3 yields the protein MIELPAKGTDMWELPLRYNNKGITIGSPPRPPPQVHENPMISKSKDQSSTDMRTGIQKRKRRNKQQNVVELEPSCWNRICPQDVVDAGIHLNPAKKKHSVWFSLTPSCDQNRKNTLQLLVEPYIQIIMEGNCNPDVSILMKYIVLQLKHVCQQEVGIFLNGKLLAPEMKLLDVLKQWMAIVDLERKITKIGSSAENFCVKLTYARRE from the exons ATGATTGAGTTACCAGCTAAAGGGACCGATATGTGGGAGTTGCCATTGAGATACAACAATAAAGGGATTACTATCGGCTCCCCACCAAGACCCCCACCTCAAGTCCATGAAAATCCCATGATTTCCAAATCTAAAGATCAATCATCTACAGATATGAGGACAGGAATACAAAAACGAAAGAGGAGAAATAAGCAGCAAAATGTTGTTGAACTTGAACCTTCGTGTTGGAACAGGATTTGTCCACAAGATGTGGTTGACGCTGGAATACATCTGAATCCAGCTAAAAAGAAGCATTCTGTTTGGTTCAGTTTAACTCCTTCCTGTGATCA GAACAGAAAGAACACTCTGCAACTCCTAGTGGAACCATACATACAGATAAT CATGGAGGGGAACTGTAATCCAGATGTGTCTATTCTCATGAAGTATATCGTGTTGCAACTTAAGCATGTTTGCCAACAGGAG GTTGGTATCTTCTTGAATGGGAAACTTCTTGCCCCGGAAATGAAGCTACTTGATGTTTTGAAGCAGTGGATGGCTATTGTCGATTTAGAGAGGAAAATAACCAAGATAGGAAGTTCTGCCGAGAACTTCTGTGTGAAGCTGACTTATGCTCGAAGAGAATAG
- the LOC111897205 gene encoding uncharacterized protein LOC111897205 isoform X2 — protein MSNLLQSSKQAVTSNKGKEKMIELPAKGTDMWELPLRYNNKGITIGSPPRPPPQVHENPMISKSKDQSSTDMRTGIQKRKRRNKQQNVVELEPSCWNRICPQDVVDAGIHLNPAKKKHSVWFSLTPSCDQNRKNTLQLLVEPYIQIIMEGNCNPDVSILMKYIVLQLKHVCQQEVGIFLNGKLLAPEMKLLDVLKQWMAIVDLERKITKIGSSAENFCVKLTYARRE, from the exons CTTCAGTCGTCCAAGCAGGCTGTAACCAGCAACAAGGGGAAGGAGAAAATGATTGAGTTACCAGCTAAAGGGACCGATATGTGGGAGTTGCCATTGAGATACAACAATAAAGGGATTACTATCGGCTCCCCACCAAGACCCCCACCTCAAGTCCATGAAAATCCCATGATTTCCAAATCTAAAGATCAATCATCTACAGATATGAGGACAGGAATACAAAAACGAAAGAGGAGAAATAAGCAGCAAAATGTTGTTGAACTTGAACCTTCGTGTTGGAACAGGATTTGTCCACAAGATGTGGTTGACGCTGGAATACATCTGAATCCAGCTAAAAAGAAGCATTCTGTTTGGTTCAGTTTAACTCCTTCCTGTGATCA GAACAGAAAGAACACTCTGCAACTCCTAGTGGAACCATACATACAGATAAT CATGGAGGGGAACTGTAATCCAGATGTGTCTATTCTCATGAAGTATATCGTGTTGCAACTTAAGCATGTTTGCCAACAGGAG GTTGGTATCTTCTTGAATGGGAAACTTCTTGCCCCGGAAATGAAGCTACTTGATGTTTTGAAGCAGTGGATGGCTATTGTCGATTTAGAGAGGAAAATAACCAAGATAGGAAGTTCTGCCGAGAACTTCTGTGTGAAGCTGACTTATGCTCGAAGAGAATAG